TTGAAGCCGAAAAATTATCACTCTTTGTTCATCATCGTAAACCTTTTTTAATCCAAAATGCGTAGCAATCCAATTGATGGTGTTTTTGTTATAAAAAGAAGCGTGTGTAAAATCTTTCGCATAGCTCCAACCTTTGAAATTTTCAATGTTGTTCCATAAATTTGTCATTACAATCAAATAACTATCTTTTTGCATGTGCGAAATTATCTGTTCAATGTCTTTTGACGGAAAGAAAAAGTGCTCAAAGCACTCTGTGGCAAAAATAAAACTGTAGTGTTGCTTTGTTTTTGTGTTAGGAAAGAATATTGGGTCGTAATTTTCACATTTTATCCCACGTTTACTTAATAGTTTTGAAAGAGTTGGATTTGAGCCGCAACCATAGTCAAGGCCTAACATATCAGGGCGTAAAAATTGCATTGCGGGTTCTATTGCCTTATTTAAAAATGCAACATACCCCGGGAATTCTACCCCATTTTCAT
The sequence above is a segment of the Endomicrobiales bacterium genome. Coding sequences within it:
- a CDS encoding class I SAM-dependent methyltransferase — protein: MNTQKLILTCPLCHSQNSFKIQGLDKRTFYKCNTCYLIYVDPLHHPTKEVEKNRYLAHENGVEFPGYVAFLNKAIEPAMQFLRPDMLGLDYGCGSNPTLSKLLSKRGIKCENYDPIFFPNTKTKQHYSFIFATECFEHFFFPSKDIEQIISHMQKDSYLIVMTNLWNNIENFKGWSYAKDFTHASFYNKNTINWIATHFGLKKVYDDEQRVIIFRLQL